In the Mytilus trossulus isolate FHL-02 chromosome 1, PNRI_Mtr1.1.1.hap1, whole genome shotgun sequence genome, one interval contains:
- the LOC134710520 gene encoding toll-like receptor 2: MSNNSIFCTCDSLSFFEELASNNVTIKNYPEAYICTGPRNMAGKSVADVKCTQQLETIVFTVIITVLFGCAFVIIAYKSRFRIRYLIHISNSRRSWKNRKKTSQAPVFDGFVIYSEPDKYWLLNNLLPFLENQHGYKLCIHDRDFQIGRPIVDNIVENMDNSRKIVLILSNSFVESPWCKYEVRLANERFLESGPDSLISIKLEEIRTPLMENTLKMLIKFTTHAVWSEKNKEEFYVRILDCFQEKNDNIDRNISSRGQPQNSSSYTKKNTEGKKIQMNEPQRFEQNEIRCMLSKMCSSVEHMNKTLCRRMDSLEESLKSDITYLKNKVHKLETSIDSLQGNISEL, translated from the coding sequence ATGTCAAACAATAGCATATTCTGTACTTGTGATAGTCTTTCGTTTTTTGAAGAACTAGCATCAAATAATGTGACGATCAAAAATTATCCTGAGGCATATATCTGTACAGGTCCGAGAAACATGGCTGGCAAGTCGGTCGCCGATGTTAAATGCACCCAACAATTAGAAACTATAGTCTTTACAGTTATAATTACTGTTCTATTCGGATGTGCTTTTGTCATAATTGCATATAAGTCCAGATTTCGCATTCGatatttaattcatatttcGAATTCACGCCGTTCTTGGAAAAATCGTAAAAAGACAAGTCAAGCACCTGTATTTGACGGTTTTGTTATTTATAGCGAACCAGATAAGTACTGGTTGTTAAATAATCTTTTACCGTTTCTTGAAAATCAGCACGGATATAAATTGTGTATTCATGATAGAGATTTTCAAATTGGAAGACCTATTGTAGACAATATTGTAGAAAATATGGATAACAGTAGAAAAATAGTTCTTATCCTCTCAAATAGTTTTGTAGAGAGCCCATGGTGCAAGTATGAAGTTCGTTTGGCCAATGAACGATTTTTGGAATCTGGTCCAGATTCTTTGATCAGTATTAAACTAGAAGAAATAAGAACACCTTTAATggaaaacacattaaaaatgctgattaaATTTACCACGCATGCAGTTTGGTCAGAGAAAAACAAAGAGGAATTTTATGTACGAATACTAGATTgctttcaagaaaaaaatgataacattgaTAGAAACATTAGCAGTAGGGGCCAGCCTCAAAACTCATCGAGTTATACAAAGAAAAATACAGAGGGAAAGAAAATTCAGATGAATGAACCTCAACGTtttgaacaaaatgaaattCGATGTATGTTATCCAAAATGTGTAGCAGTGTTGAACATATGAACAAAACACTTTGTAGACGTATGGACTCCCTCGAAGAGTCATTAAAAAGTGATATTACCTATCTGAAAAACAAAGTTCACAAATTAGAAACGAGTATTGATTCACTACAAGGTAATATTTCAGAATTGTAA
- the LOC134710530 gene encoding toll-like receptor 3, whose protein sequence is MILFWCCFLFLISDVIAINFTTCYSENQKIICSCDHNQMSCSNHGDKLDFIPKVSNNIEILIFTKNSLNQVTETTFRNLTRSTMSYLSLAGNGIRYISKHTFREFTSLTFLDLSYNVIPVNVEIAFSNLHFRANGSLILNHMNITETNINELFRYLDTNGIETLSLAYNNLEDIDSCDWMNFQSLKILNITGNKLKNMTFKCHTEIEILHADFNNLVSFPNFCLDNNNSTNHWKFETSVPSLRVFSATSNIIGEMPSNVLRCTDGLRELCLTENSFHEINLQFFYKLHTLKLSSIFRYYHGIKPHSHSKILTASIEHLMLQNLSFGMFPTDLGMFEGLHHLKSLDLSYSNLPFSPMASKIVFRSLSNLTKLTLQFVGWKSMPYNIFHLLPNLKTLDLSNNEIAYLSWSRFRYLKYLEEIDLSNNRIFLSGKLSVPSSILSLISLDMSNNTYYCTCEILSFFEELSLNNVTIKHYPEAYICTSPRSMAEKTVTDVECKQHLETIVYTILITVLFVSVFAIFAYKSRYRIRYFIHISRSRHSWKIRKKTAQPLLFDGFVIYSEPDKNWLYDNFLPFLEKQHGYKLCIHDRDFQYGRLIVDNIVENMKNSRKIVLILSESFAESKWCQFEVLLAHERFLEHGPDSLISIKLEEITTFRMTNTLETLIKFATHAVWSEQNKEEFSVRILDCFQVKTDNSDRNNSNRSKHRYSHSHAQKVNVEEDRNQIFSDKFEHLFNEMCSRVDLMSETLCKRMDSLEKTVKSDITFLKNKVDKLETNFTSLQDAIIDSQSTS, encoded by the coding sequence ATGATCCTATTttggtgttgttttttgtttctgaTATCAGATGTGATAGCCATCAATTTTACGACTTGTTATTCGGaaaatcaaaaaattatatGCTCCTGCGATCATAATCAGATGAGTTGTTCAAATCATGGTGACAAACTTGATTTTATTCCAAAGGTTTCGAATAATATCGAAATActgatatttacgaaaaatagcCTGAATCAAGTGACTGAAACTACTTTTCGAAATTTGACTAGGAGTACGATGTCATATCTTAGTCTGGCTGGGAATGGTATACGGTACATCTCGAAGCATACATTTAGAGAATTTACCTCTCTTACTTTTCTGGATCTAAGTTATAATGTTATTCCAGTTAATGTGGAAATTGCCTTCAGTAATTTGCATTTTAGAGCGAATGGTTCATTAATATTAAATCACATGAACATTACAGAAACCAACATAAATGAACTGTTTCGTTATCTTGATACAAACGGAATCGAAACACTTTCTTTAGCCTACAACAATTTAGAGGACATCGACAGTTGTGACTGGATGAATTTTcaatctttgaaaattctaaatataaccGGGAATAAATTGAAGAATATGACCTTCAAATGTCATACGGAGATCGAAATCCTACACGCAGACTTCAACAACTTAGTGTCTTTTCCAAATTTTTGTCTGGATAACAACAATTCAACTAATCACTGGAAATTCGAGACATCTGTTCCAAGTTTAAGAGTGTTTTCTGCTACCAGTAACATAATAGGGGAAATGCCTTCAAATGTTTTAAGATGTACGGACGGTTTACGTGAATTATGTCTTACAGAGAACTCATTTCATGAGATCAATctccaatttttttataaattacatacTCTGAAGCTCTCTAGTATATTCAGATATTACCATGGTATCAAACCCCATTCacattcaaaaattttaacGGCCTCTATCGAACATCTGATGTTGCAGAATCTATCGTTTGGAATGTTTCCCACGGATCTAGGAATGTTTGAAGGACTTCATCATCTAAAAAGTCTTGACCTGTCATATTCCAATCTTCCGTTTAGTCCAATGGCATCAAAAATAGTGTTCAGATCGTTGTCAAATTTGACTAAGTTGACATTACAGTTTGTAGGTTGGAAGAGTATGCCTTATAATATATTTCACTTGCTTCCAAACTTAAAAACTCTAGATCTTAGCAATAACGAAATAGCCTATTTAAGTTGGAGTCgatttagatatttaaaatatctcGAAGAAATTGACTTAAGTAACAATAGAATTTTTCTATCTGGTAAATTATCAGTTCCGTCCTCGATTTTAAGTTTGATATCTTTAGATATGTCCAACAATACCTATTACTGTACATGTGAAATTCTCTCATTTTTCGAAGAATTGTCATTAAATAATGTGACGATCAAACATTATCCGGAAGCATATATCTGTACAAGTCCGAGAAGTATGGCTGAAAAGACGGTCACCGATGTTGAATGCAAGCAACATTTGGAAACTATAGTCTATACAATTTTGATAACTGTTCTATTCGTAAGTGTTTTTGCCATTTTTGCATATAAATCCAGATATCGCATTcgatatttcattcatatttcgAGATCACGACATTCTTggaaaattcgaaaaaagactgCACAACCACTTTTATTTGATGGTTTTGTAATCTATAGCGAACCAGATAAGAACTGGTTGTATGataattttttaccatttcTTGAAAAACAACATGGATATAAATTATGTATTCATGATAGAGACTTTCAATATGGAAGACTTATTGTAGACAATATTGTAGAAAATATGAAGAACAGTAGAAAAATAGTGCTTATCCTTTCAGAGAGTTTTGCAGAGAGTAAATGGTGCCAATTTGAAGTTCTCTTGGCCCACGAAAGGTTTTTAGAACATGGTCCAGACTCTTTAATTAGTATTAAACTAGAGGAAATTACTACATTCAGAATGACAAACACATTAGAAACGCTGATCAAATTTGCAACGCATGCTGTTTGGTCAGAGCAAAACAAGGAAGAATTTTCTGTGCGAATACTAGATTGTTTTCAAGTAAAAACGGATAATAGTGatagaaataattcaaatagGAGCAAACATCGATACTCACATAGTCATGCGCAGAAAGTGAACGTGGAAGAGGATAGAAATCAAATATTCAGTGATAAATTCGAACATCTGTTTAATGAAATGTGTAGCCGTGTCGATCTTATGAGCGAAACGCTTTGTAAACGTATGGACTCCCTCGAAAAGACAGTAAAAAGTGATATTACCTTCCTGAAAAACAAAGTAGACAAATTAGAAACAAATTTCACTTCACTGCAAGATGCTATCATAGATTCTCAAAGTACTTCTTAA